One stretch of Lucilia cuprina isolate Lc7/37 chromosome 6, ASM2204524v1, whole genome shotgun sequence DNA includes these proteins:
- the LOC111680053 gene encoding uncharacterized protein LOC111680053 → MHSVQSVTKQTKLSRRQRRRQHYCKASNAAAAASSSSSAAYASKPHISGYKVAKAYRYTVPIVHGIVVSNLSLVLLQKEYIEQFYFEKRNGGGGPDPDAYADLNRHLKTIAKTRADYQHLSLLHFG, encoded by the coding sequence ATGCATTCAGTTCAAAGTGTTACTAAACAAACAAAGCTTAGTAGAAGACAACGAAGACGTCAACATTATTGTAAAGCGTCTAacgcagcagcagcagcatcatcttcatcatcagcAGCATACGCTTCAAAGCCACACATAAGTGGTTATAAAGTTGCAAAAGCCTATCGTTATACAGTTCCTATAGTACATGGTATTGTAGTATCCAATCTATCATTGGTATTACTACAAAAAGAATATATAGAACAATTCTATTTTGAAAAACGTAACGGTGGAGGAGGACCAGATCCAGATGCGTATGCCGATCTTAATCGGCATTTGAAAACAATAGCAAAGACTAGAGCAGATTATCAACACTTATCTTTGTTACATTTTGGATGA